A region from the Methylovorus glucosotrophus genome encodes:
- the pheT gene encoding phenylalanine--tRNA ligase subunit beta, whose protein sequence is MQFSEIWLRQYVNPAISSEQLGHALTMAGLEVEAMDAVAPAFSHVVVAEVLTAEKHPDADRLQVLTVDVGSGTPLQIVCGASNARVGLKAPCAMVGAALPGFNIKQAKVRGVESFGMMCSAKELGLAEESSGLLELPAEAVIGTDIRDYLQLNDQLFTLKLTPNRSDCLSIVGVARDVAAITGAALQVPATASISPVASTDFKISVREPEACPYYSGRSIRGVNAAVATPDWMQRRLERSGIRSISAIVDITNYVLLELGQPLHAFDAGKLQGDIEVRYANSGEALSLLNQQQANLQQDMLVIADAHGPLALAGIMGGLDSAVSLETRDIFLESAYFAPGVIAGKARRLGLSTDSSYRFERGVDFGSTRQALERATALILEICGGEPGDVVEVKSALPTRKPVTLRYERLLSVLGIPLERSEVSAIFARLGFAARESDGRYEITPPSYRFDIEIEEDLIEEVARLHGYEHIPAIAPQATLAMLPASGSELNRAWVRDALVAGGYQEIVSYSFVDASWERDLLGNNDAIVLKNPIASNMSVMRSGLWGGLLQTLVYNLNRKQPRAKLFEIGSAYHKADSGYAETMRVSGLAYGAAHPEQWAEDERDVDFYDVKAQVDALTHGRAVYQAATHPALHPGQSAHILLDGKIIGWLGKLHPKWQQHYQLPRSTVVFECDLAPLLTVQLPRYQEVAKFPPVRRDIAVVVDEATPVQALLDTMNDAKNVLISDIALFDIYRGKGVPENKKSLAFLVLMQDTQKTLTDAEADAVMSNLLALLKTKHGAELRN, encoded by the coding sequence ATGCAATTCTCAGAAATTTGGTTACGCCAGTACGTCAATCCTGCCATTAGCAGTGAGCAGCTCGGTCATGCCTTGACCATGGCTGGCCTTGAGGTGGAAGCGATGGACGCTGTGGCACCAGCGTTCAGTCACGTCGTGGTGGCAGAAGTGCTCACGGCAGAAAAGCATCCGGATGCGGATCGCCTACAAGTATTAACAGTGGATGTCGGCTCGGGTACGCCCCTCCAGATCGTCTGTGGCGCCAGCAATGCTCGCGTGGGCCTGAAGGCGCCATGCGCCATGGTTGGTGCGGCCTTGCCTGGCTTTAACATCAAGCAAGCCAAAGTGCGTGGTGTCGAGTCGTTTGGCATGATGTGCTCCGCCAAGGAGCTGGGGCTTGCCGAAGAGAGCAGTGGCTTGCTGGAGCTGCCTGCCGAGGCGGTAATCGGTACGGATATTCGTGATTACCTGCAACTCAATGATCAGCTGTTTACATTGAAGTTGACGCCTAACCGTAGCGACTGTCTGAGTATCGTTGGTGTTGCCCGCGACGTGGCCGCGATCACCGGCGCCGCCTTGCAGGTACCGGCGACGGCCAGCATCAGCCCGGTTGCCAGCACCGACTTCAAGATCTCCGTGCGTGAGCCTGAGGCATGCCCGTATTACAGTGGGCGCAGCATCCGTGGCGTGAATGCCGCCGTGGCGACACCCGACTGGATGCAACGACGTCTGGAGCGTAGTGGTATTCGCAGCATCAGTGCGATTGTCGATATTACCAATTATGTATTGCTGGAACTGGGGCAGCCTCTGCATGCCTTTGACGCTGGGAAGCTGCAGGGCGATATCGAGGTGCGATATGCCAATTCTGGCGAGGCGCTGAGCTTGCTGAATCAGCAGCAAGCGAACTTGCAACAGGATATGCTGGTGATTGCCGACGCCCATGGCCCACTGGCCTTGGCCGGTATCATGGGTGGGCTGGACTCGGCTGTGTCACTGGAGACACGCGACATTTTTCTGGAAAGTGCATACTTTGCCCCCGGCGTGATCGCTGGCAAAGCACGCCGCCTGGGCTTGTCGACGGACTCGTCGTATCGCTTTGAACGTGGCGTGGATTTTGGCAGCACCCGTCAGGCATTGGAGCGTGCAACCGCGCTTATTCTTGAGATTTGCGGTGGTGAGCCTGGTGATGTTGTCGAAGTCAAATCTGCCTTGCCCACGCGCAAGCCGGTGACATTACGCTATGAGCGGCTGCTTTCGGTGCTGGGTATCCCGCTGGAGCGTAGCGAAGTATCGGCCATATTTGCCCGCCTTGGTTTCGCGGCACGTGAGTCGGATGGTCGTTACGAGATTACGCCTCCCAGCTATCGCTTTGATATCGAAATTGAGGAAGACCTTATCGAGGAAGTGGCTCGCCTGCATGGCTATGAGCATATCCCCGCGATTGCGCCGCAAGCCACATTGGCCATGTTGCCTGCCTCAGGTAGCGAACTGAATCGTGCCTGGGTGCGCGACGCTCTGGTGGCTGGTGGCTATCAGGAAATCGTCAGCTACAGTTTTGTGGATGCCAGCTGGGAACGTGACTTGCTGGGGAATAATGACGCGATAGTGCTGAAAAACCCCATCGCCAGCAACATGAGCGTGATGCGTAGCGGCTTGTGGGGCGGTCTGTTGCAGACGCTGGTTTATAATCTCAACCGCAAGCAGCCGCGCGCCAAACTGTTTGAAATTGGCTCCGCCTATCATAAAGCCGATTCTGGCTATGCTGAAACCATGCGGGTTTCCGGGTTGGCTTACGGTGCTGCCCACCCTGAGCAATGGGCTGAGGACGAGCGTGATGTGGATTTCTATGATGTGAAAGCCCAGGTGGATGCGCTGACGCACGGACGCGCTGTGTATCAGGCCGCCACGCATCCGGCGCTGCATCCAGGTCAATCTGCCCATATCTTGCTGGATGGCAAGATCATCGGCTGGCTGGGCAAGTTACACCCCAAGTGGCAACAGCATTATCAATTGCCACGCAGCACGGTGGTGTTTGAATGTGATCTTGCCCCTTTGCTTACCGTTCAGTTGCCTAGATATCAAGAGGTGGCTAAGTTCCCGCCTGTGCGACGCGATATTGCCGTGGTGGTGGATGAGGCAACCCCTGTTCAAGCGCTATTGGATACCATGAATGATGCGAAAAATGTCTTGATTTCAGACATCGCATTGTTCGATATTTACCGCGGAAAAGGTGTTCCGGAAAACAAAAAAAGCCTTGCATTTCTTGTGCTTATGCAAGATACTCAAAAAACTTTGACGGATGCTGAGGCAGATGCCGTCATGAGTAATTTGCTAGCATTGCTCAAGACCAAACATGGTGCGGAATTAAGAAATTAG
- the rplT gene encoding 50S ribosomal protein L20 gives MPRVKRGVIARARHKKVLDAAKGYRGRRKNVYRIAKQAVMKAGQYAYRDRRQRKRQFRALWIARINAGAREYGLTYSRFINGLKKSAIEVDRKVLADLAVFDKVAFAKFAELAKSGLAAA, from the coding sequence ATGCCTAGAGTAAAACGTGGTGTCATCGCCCGCGCACGTCATAAAAAGGTTTTAGACGCTGCCAAGGGTTACCGTGGTCGTCGCAAGAATGTATACCGCATTGCCAAGCAAGCGGTAATGAAGGCTGGTCAATATGCATACCGTGACCGTCGTCAAAGAAAGCGTCAATTCCGTGCCTTGTGGATCGCGCGTATCAACGCCGGTGCACGTGAGTATGGTTTGACATACAGCCGTTTCATCAACGGTCTGAAGAAGTCTGCGATTGAAGTGGATCGCAAGGTATTGGCCGATCTGGCTGTGTTCGACAAAGTGGCATTTGCCAAGTTTGCCGAGCTGGCAAAATCGGGCCTTGCTGCCGCTTAA
- the pheS gene encoding phenylalanine--tRNA ligase subunit alpha, with protein MTQHLDHILSEAQSAFAACDNLNDLEQAKARFLGKSGALTDALKGLGKLSAEERPAAGAAINVVKQGVEEALRNRRDTLLLAEQERQLSSESLDVTLPARSGDRGGAHPVSLTLARIEQLFHSIGFDVAEGPEIESDFYNFTALNIPEDHPARAMHDTFYVDEQHVLRTHTSPVQVHYMQNKTPPLKIIAPGRVYRVDSDATHSPMFHQVEGLWVDEDISFANLKGVVQDFLQRFFEREDLEVRFRPSFFPFTEPSAEMDMSWNGGWLEIGGCGMVHPEVFKHVGIDSEKYRGFAFGLGVERLTMLRYGVNDLRLFFENDLRFLKQFG; from the coding sequence ATGACACAACATCTTGATCACATCCTGAGCGAGGCACAAAGCGCGTTTGCTGCGTGTGACAATCTCAATGATCTGGAGCAGGCCAAGGCACGATTCCTCGGTAAGAGTGGTGCCTTGACCGATGCATTGAAGGGCTTGGGTAAACTGTCAGCCGAAGAGCGTCCCGCCGCCGGTGCGGCGATAAATGTCGTGAAGCAGGGCGTAGAAGAAGCTTTGCGCAACCGTCGCGATACGCTGTTGCTGGCGGAGCAGGAACGTCAGCTTTCCAGCGAGTCGCTGGATGTGACATTGCCAGCCCGGAGTGGTGATCGCGGTGGCGCACACCCGGTTTCGCTGACGCTGGCACGGATTGAGCAACTGTTTCATTCGATCGGTTTTGATGTGGCTGAAGGCCCGGAAATCGAGTCCGATTTCTATAATTTCACCGCCCTGAATATTCCTGAAGATCACCCTGCGCGTGCCATGCACGACACGTTTTATGTGGATGAGCAGCATGTGTTGCGTACGCACACCTCGCCTGTGCAAGTCCATTACATGCAGAACAAGACCCCCCCGCTGAAAATCATTGCGCCTGGCCGCGTGTATCGTGTGGATTCCGATGCCACCCACTCGCCCATGTTCCATCAGGTGGAAGGCTTGTGGGTCGATGAAGACATCAGCTTTGCCAACCTCAAGGGCGTCGTGCAGGATTTCTTGCAGCGTTTCTTCGAGCGCGAAGATCTGGAAGTGCGCTTCCGTCCTTCCTTTTTCCCGTTCACCGAACCCTCTGCCGAAATGGATATGAGCTGGAATGGTGGCTGGCTGGAAATCGGTGGCTGCGGCATGGTGCATCCCGAAGTGTTCAAGCATGTGGGTATCGATAGTGAAAAATATCGTGGGTTTGCCTTCGGGCTCGGCGTTGAGCGCCTGACGATGCTGCGGTATGGCGTGAATGACCTGCGCCTGTTTTTCGAAAACGATCTTCGCTTCCTCAAGCAGTTTGGTTAA